Sequence from the Catenuloplanes indicus genome:
ACCTGTGCCTTCGTCGCCAGCAGCGCCTCGCGTCCCTTCAGTGCCGCGCCGGCGACCCGCTCGGCCTCGAAGTCCGGCCCGTAGCTCGGCGCCACGTCGACCAGCGTGATCCCGGCGTCCAGCGCCGCGTGCACGGTCGCGATCGCCTCGGCCCGGCTCGTCTCGCCCCAGACCGCGCCGATACCGCCGCCGCCGAGCGTCAGCGCGCTGACCTGCCCGAGCCGTCCGAAGTCCCTGGTACGCATGGTGTTTCCTCCCGTTGATGTGCTCACCGGGGATTGACGCTATGACCTGGAGCGCGCTCCAGGTCAAGCCACGTCGTACGGACGGAACTGGACGCTGACCCGCGGGCCGACCGGGCGGGCGGTCTTCGGGATCGCGTGCTCCCAGGTGCGTTGGCAGGAGCCGCCCATCACGATCAGGTCGCCGTGGCCGAGCGGGAAGCGCAGGCTCTCGCCGCCGCCGCGCGGGCGCAGCATCAGCGTGCGCGGTGAGCCGAACGACACGATCGCGACCATGGTGTCCGACGCGGCCGACCGGCCCTTGGTGTCGCCGTGCCAGGCCACGCTGTCCCGCCCGTCGCGGTAGAGGCACATGCCGGCCGTGGTGAACGGCTCGCCCAGCTCGCGCGCGTAGTGCGCGGTCAGCCGGGTGCGGGCGTCGGTGAGCAGCGGGTGGGGGAGCGGCTCGCCCTCGCCGAACCACCGCAGCAGCCGCGGTACGTCGACCTCCCGCTCGTACATCCGCACTCGATCGGCCCGCCAGCCGATGTCGCCGAGCAGCGTGTCGAGCACCGCGTCGGACCCGGAGACCCAGCCCGGCAGGTGATCGACCCAGGCGCCGCGGGTCAGCGGGTGCCGCACCGCGTCGCGCAGGTCGCCGAGCGCCGGGCCGGACCCGGACGCCATGTCGAGCAGGGAGGGCTGGTGGCTCATGCCGCCGATCCTAGGCCGGTTAGAACACGCGTGCCAATCAGGTCGCCTGGAAGGCCTTGGCCACCGCGTCCCGTACCGTCGCCAGGTCCGGCGTCTGCATGCCCCGCTCGTCGGCGAGCTGCCGGAGCGAGGTCATCGACACGTCCGCGAGACCGCAGGCGACGAACGTGTCGAAGACGGACAGGTCCGGGTCCACGTTCAGCGCGAAACCGTGCGTGGTGATGCCGCCGCGGATCCGCATGCCGATCGACACGAGCTTGCGGCCGTCCGGCGTCCACACGCCCACCAGGCTCGGCGCGCCCTTCGGCGTGTCCCGCCGGATCGCCTCGAAGCCGAGCGAGCCGACCGCCTCGATCAACGTGTTCTCGACCAGCCGGATGATGTCCACCGGCCCACTCTGCCGCTCCCGCAGGTTCACGATCAGGTAGCCGACCAGCTGCCCCGGACCGTGGTAGGTCGCGTGCCCGCCCCGGTCCACCGGGACGGTCGGGATCCCGCCGAGCGGGCCGGGCAGCTCCTCCGGCGGCGTCAACCGCCCGTAGGTGATCACCGGCGGGTGCGTGAGCAGGAACAACCGGTCCGGGGCGTGCCCGTCCCGGCACTCGTCCGCCCAGCCGGTCATGGTGGCGCCCGACTCGTCGTACGGCACCTCGCCGAGATCGACCCGTAGCAGCTCGCTCATCACGCCTCCCCGGCGAAGTAGTCCCGCAGTCGCACGATCTGCTCGTCGCCGTCGATCCGGAAGATCCACACCAGTGCCGTGGCGTCGTCCGATCCCGCGAAAACGGTGTCGATCTCCACGAGGAACGTGTCCCGCTCCGTCGTCCGGTGCAGTACACAGCCCGACCGGTCCGGATCGACCGACGCCGTCGGCGCGGTATGGCGCGCATAGTAGCCGCGCAGCCCGTGGCGGATCTCGTCCCGCCCCGCGAACCGCGTGCGGTGCAGCGGCCACTCCAGCACGCCGTCCTCGGCGAAGAGCGCCGCCACCGCGTCCGGGTCGCGGGACATCGCCCCGGCGACCAGATATCGCTCGAACACCCGATGTGCGTCCGCACTGCTCACGACGCGACGCTACCAGCGCGGCCCGTCAACAGAACATTGACAAGCCCGGCGGTACGTGGAGAGCATCGTCACCATGCGTCCCTACGACGAGGTGCACGCGGTGCTGGCCGCGCCCGCACCCGGGCTGGCCGAGGCGATGGCCGCGCTCGGCCGGGTGGCCCAGCTCCGCACGGAGCTGGACGCGGCCGAGGCCGCACTGATCGAGGCCGCCCGGGACGGCGGCGCCGGGTGGTCGGCGATCGCGTCCGCGCTCGGCCTCGCCTCCCGCCAGGCCGGTGAGCAGCGCCTGGCCCGCCTCCGCCGCCGGATCACGGTTCGTCAGCAATCTGTTGACGACCCGGTGCGGAACCTCATCTCGGCCGTGTCCGCGGCCGCCGGGGCGATCGCCGCCGACCCCGGGTGGGACGACCGGCATCCCGCGGCCGCGCTCGTCCGGCAGTGCCTCGCCCTCGCGGCGGCGCAGCGGCCCGACGATCCGCCCGGCGGCCGGTACAGCCTGGTCGACGATGTGCTGAACGACCTGCGCGAGTGGGACGCGGCCGCGCTGCCGGACGCGCCGCGGGCCGCGCTCGACCGGCTGCGATCCGCCGCGCGCGAGGCCCGGGCCCGGCGCGGTTGACGCCGGCCTGCTCCACTGCCAGAGTTGAGTCAGTGGAGCTCAAGGCGGACGGGCGTCGCAACGCCGTGCTGTTCGTGACCGTCTCGCTGGCCGCCGGCTTCGGCGGCAACGCGATGATCCTGACCGCCGGCATCTGGGTGATGAGCCTGACCGGCGACGCCCGCCTGGCCGCGCTGGCCACCGCGTGCGTCTACGTCCCGTCACTGGCCGGTCCGATGATCGGCGCGCTCGCGGACCGGCTGCCACGGCAGGCGCTCCTGGTCCGTACCGCCGTGATCGTGGCCGGTGGGCTCCTAACCCTGCTCGCGGTGCGCGGCCCGGACCGGGCCGGGCCGATCTTCGCGGTGATGCTCGGTTACGGCGCCGCGCTGGTGCTGATGGACGCGGCCGAGGCCGGACTGCTGCCCGCCGCGCTCCCCGGGGACGCGCTCGGCGCGGTCAACGGCCTGCGGATGAGCGCGCAGGAGGGGGTCAAGCTGGTGGCCCCACTGGCCGGCGCCGCCCTCTTCACCCTGTCCGGCGCCGCGCCGGTGATTCTGCTGTGTGCGGCTCTGCTGGGCGTCTCGGCCGCGCTGTACGGCGCCCTGCGCCTTCCACGGCCCGGCGCGCATTCCGCGACTCTCCGCACCCGGCTTCCGCGGTACGGCGCGTTCGCACGGGGCGGCGGGAGTGCCGGTGCGGGGCGGGGCGAGCCCGGGGCCGGCGTGGCTGCCGTGACTCGGCCGACGCGGTTCTCGCGGTTCCGTGCGTTCACGCGGGGTGGCGAGAGTGCCGGTGCCGGGCCGGGCGAGACCCCGTCCGGTGCTACCGGGCCGGACGCGGTCGGGGCCGGCGGCGGGTGGACGGCCTGGGTGGTCGGGGTAGGGCATCTGCGGCGGGAGGCGGGCCTCGGCGCGATCGTGCTGGTCGCGACTGCGGCGATGGCGGCAGCCGCGCTCGGTTCCGGCGTGCTCTACGCGATGATCGACGAAGGGCTCGGCCGCGATCCGGCGTTCGCCGGTGTGCTCAGTTCCGTCCAGGGAGGCGGCGCGATCCTCGGCGGTCTGCTGTCCGCGCGCCTGCTTTCCGGCGGCCGGCTTTCCGGCCGGGCCGCACCGGCCGTGGAGACGGCGCTGGTGGCGTGTGGCGCGGTGCTGGTGGCGGTGGCACTGGTGCTGAGGACCGTGCCCTGGTCGCCGGTCGTGATCGCGGGCAGCCTGATCCTCGGTCTCGGGCTCCCGTGGACGGTGGTGGCCGCGGTGACCGCCGTACAGCGCGGCACGCCCGAGGCTCGCCTCGGCCGCGTCTCCGCCACCGCGACGTCCCTGATCTTCGCCACGCCCGCGATCGCCACCCCGGCCGCCACCGTCGTGCTGCCGATTGCCGGCTACCGCCCGGTTCTCCTCTTCGCCGCGTCTCTAGCGCTCGGCGCCGGTGTCCTCGCGCTCATTCGCGGCACCCCGTACCGCCCGAACGGGTGATGGCGGGCGCGAAGCGCGGTCAGTGGCCGGGGTGGGCCGCGGTGAGTAGGTGTTCGGCCTGGGCGAGAGACTCCACGACCAGGTGGCGGACGTGGGTTCCGTTGAGGCGGTAGAGGACGCGACGGCCGTCGCGGCGGGTGGTGACCAGGCCGGCGAGGCGCAGCTTGGCCAGGTGCTGGGAGACGGCGGGGCGAGCGGCGGTGCCGAGCGCGGCGGTCAGTGCGGTCACGTCGCGCTCGTCGTCGCGCAGGTGCCAGAGCAGGCGCAGCCGGGTTTCGTCGCCGAGCAGGCGGAGTGCGGCGACGGCGGCGCCGAAGGCGGCCTCGGGGGCGATGTCGTCCTGGTCGCGTGCGTACATGAGCACATAGGATGCCAGTCCGGAGCGGTTTCCGGCGACCCCGCGGCCGGGTGATTCCGCTCAGGGCGGAAGGTATTCACCTGTCAGCGGAAGTGGTCCGTTTTGAGCCGTTCCCGCACTGTGAAAGATCTTCACTGCGGTAGGGTGAGTCATGCGGCAGAGCGCCTGCCCGAGCCACTGCATGGCAGTCACCGAAGAGTCGGGTGACACAGCGAGAGCCCATGCGATCGCGGCCAAGAGGCTTACCTCAGCGCAACCCTGGGGACAAAACGGGCGCACCTGCCGCTGTGGTGCTGGTGTTTCAACAGTGCTGCACTGGTGGCGCTGTGGTTGAAGTGCTGCTTGTGCCGTACGTTTCAGCGGGAGTGCATGGGAGCCCGCAGTGAGGACGTGATGGGCATGTTTGAGCGGTTCACCGACCGAGCGCGTCGGGTTGTCGTCCTGGCTCAGGAAGAAGCCCGGATGCTCAACCACAACTACATCGGCACCGAGCACATCCTGCTCGGTCTCATCCACGAGGGTGAGGGCGTCGCCGCCAAGGCCCTGGAGAGCCTCGGGGTCTCACTGGAAGGCGTCCGCCAGCAGGTTGAGGAGATCATCGGTCAGGGGCAGCAGGCCCCGAGCGGGCACATCCCGTTCACGCCCCGGGCGAAGAAGGTCCTGGAGCTGTCGCTCCGCGAGGCCCTTCAGCTGGGGCACAACTACATCGGTACGGAGCACATCCTGCTCGGCCTGATCCGTGAGGGTGAGGGCGTGGCCGCGCAGGTGCTGGTCAAGCTGGGCGCCGACCTCAACCGGGTCCGCCAGCAGGTCATCCAGCTCCTCTCCGGTTACTCCGAGGGCAAGGGCGGGGCGGCCACGGCCGGCACCGCGCCGGGCGAGTCCGCGCCGTCGACCAGCCTGGTGCTGGACCAGTTCGGCCGGAACCTCACCCAGGCCGCCCAGGAGGGCAAGCTCGACCCGGTCATCGGGCGCGAGAAGGAGATCGAGCGGGTCATGCAGGTGCTGTCCCGCCGCACCAAGAACAACCCGGTGCTCATCGGCGAGCCCGGCGTCGGCAAGACCGCCGTGGTCGAGGGCCTGTCCCAGAAGATCGTCAAGGGCGAGGTCCCGGAGACGCTGAAGGACAAGCAGCTCTACACGCTGGACCTCGGCGCGCTGGTGGCGGGTTCGCGGTACCGCGGTGACTTCGAGGAGCGCCTGAAGAAGGTGCTCAAGGAGATCCGCACCCGCGGCGACATCATTCTGTTCATCGACGAGATCCACACGCTGGTCGGTGCCGGTGCGGCCGAGGGTGCGATCGACGCGGCGAACATCCTGAAGCCGATGCTGGCCCGGGGTGAGCTGCAGACGATCGGCGCGACCACCAACGACGAGTACCGGAAGTACATCGAGAAGGACGCCGCGCTCGAGCGCCGTTTCCAGCCGGTGCAGGTCGGCGAGCCGTCGCTGGCGCACACCATCGAGATCCTCAAGGGTCTCCGCGACCGGTACGAGGCGCACCACCGGGTGAGCTTCACCGACGCGGCGCTGGTGGCCGCGGCCACGCTGGCCGACCGGTACATCTCCGACCGCTACCTGCCGGACAAGGCGATCGACCTGATCGACGAGGCCGGCGCGCGGATGCGCATCCGCCGGATGACCGCGCCGCCGGACCTGCGCGACTTCGACGAGAAGACCGCGGAGGTGCGCCGCGCCAAGGAGTCCGCGATCGACGCGCAGGACTTCGAGCGGGCGGCCCAGCTGCGCGATCAGGAGAAGCAGCTGCTCTCCCAGAAGGCGCAGCGGGAGAAGGAGTGGAAGGCCGGCGACCTGGACGTCGTGTCCGAGGTCGACGACGAGCAGATCGCCGAGGTGCTGGGCAACTGGACCGGCATCCCGGTCTACAAGCTCACCGAGGAGGAGACCTCCCGGCTGCTGCGCATGGAGGACGAGCTGCACAAGCGCGTCGTCGGCCAGCTGGACGCGGTCAAGGCCGTGTCGAAGGCGATCCGGCGTACCCGTGCGGGCCTGAAGGACCCGAAGCGCCCGTCCGGCTCGTTCATCTTCGCCGGCCCGTCCGGCGTGGGTAAGACCGAGCTGACGAAGGCGCTGGCGGAGTTCCTGTTCGGTTCCGAGGACGCGCTGATCCAGCTGGACATGTCGGAGTTCCACGACCGGTACACGGTGTCCCGCCTGG
This genomic interval carries:
- a CDS encoding alpha-ketoglutarate-dependent dioxygenase AlkB; this translates as MSHQPSLLDMASGSGPALGDLRDAVRHPLTRGAWVDHLPGWVSGSDAVLDTLLGDIGWRADRVRMYEREVDVPRLLRWFGEGEPLPHPLLTDARTRLTAHYARELGEPFTTAGMCLYRDGRDSVAWHGDTKGRSAASDTMVAIVSFGSPRTLMLRPRGGGESLRFPLGHGDLIVMGGSCQRTWEHAIPKTARPVGPRVSVQFRPYDVA
- the lipB gene encoding lipoyl(octanoyl) transferase LipB, giving the protein MSELLRVDLGEVPYDESGATMTGWADECRDGHAPDRLFLLTHPPVITYGRLTPPEELPGPLGGIPTVPVDRGGHATYHGPGQLVGYLIVNLRERQSGPVDIIRLVENTLIEAVGSLGFEAIRRDTPKGAPSLVGVWTPDGRKLVSIGMRIRGGITTHGFALNVDPDLSVFDTFVACGLADVSMTSLRQLADERGMQTPDLATVRDAVAKAFQAT
- a CDS encoding nuclear transport factor 2 family protein, whose product is MSSADAHRVFERYLVAGAMSRDPDAVAALFAEDGVLEWPLHRTRFAGRDEIRHGLRGYYARHTAPTASVDPDRSGCVLHRTTERDTFLVEIDTVFAGSDDATALVWIFRIDGDEQIVRLRDYFAGEA
- a CDS encoding MFS transporter gives rise to the protein MELKADGRRNAVLFVTVSLAAGFGGNAMILTAGIWVMSLTGDARLAALATACVYVPSLAGPMIGALADRLPRQALLVRTAVIVAGGLLTLLAVRGPDRAGPIFAVMLGYGAALVLMDAAEAGLLPAALPGDALGAVNGLRMSAQEGVKLVAPLAGAALFTLSGAAPVILLCAALLGVSAALYGALRLPRPGAHSATLRTRLPRYGAFARGGGSAGAGRGEPGAGVAAVTRPTRFSRFRAFTRGGESAGAGPGETPSGATGPDAVGAGGGWTAWVVGVGHLRREAGLGAIVLVATAAMAAAALGSGVLYAMIDEGLGRDPAFAGVLSSVQGGGAILGGLLSARLLSGGRLSGRAAPAVETALVACGAVLVAVALVLRTVPWSPVVIAGSLILGLGLPWTVVAAVTAVQRGTPEARLGRVSATATSLIFATPAIATPAATVVLPIAGYRPVLLFAASLALGAGVLALIRGTPYRPNG
- a CDS encoding ArsR/SmtB family transcription factor; the protein is MYARDQDDIAPEAAFGAAVAALRLLGDETRLRLLWHLRDDERDVTALTAALGTAARPAVSQHLAKLRLAGLVTTRRDGRRVLYRLNGTHVRHLVVESLAQAEHLLTAAHPGH
- a CDS encoding ATP-dependent Clp protease ATP-binding subunit, whose protein sequence is MFERFTDRARRVVVLAQEEARMLNHNYIGTEHILLGLIHEGEGVAAKALESLGVSLEGVRQQVEEIIGQGQQAPSGHIPFTPRAKKVLELSLREALQLGHNYIGTEHILLGLIREGEGVAAQVLVKLGADLNRVRQQVIQLLSGYSEGKGGAATAGTAPGESAPSTSLVLDQFGRNLTQAAQEGKLDPVIGREKEIERVMQVLSRRTKNNPVLIGEPGVGKTAVVEGLSQKIVKGEVPETLKDKQLYTLDLGALVAGSRYRGDFEERLKKVLKEIRTRGDIILFIDEIHTLVGAGAAEGAIDAANILKPMLARGELQTIGATTNDEYRKYIEKDAALERRFQPVQVGEPSLAHTIEILKGLRDRYEAHHRVSFTDAALVAAATLADRYISDRYLPDKAIDLIDEAGARMRIRRMTAPPDLRDFDEKTAEVRRAKESAIDAQDFERAAQLRDQEKQLLSQKAQREKEWKAGDLDVVSEVDDEQIAEVLGNWTGIPVYKLTEEETSRLLRMEDELHKRVVGQLDAVKAVSKAIRRTRAGLKDPKRPSGSFIFAGPSGVGKTELTKALAEFLFGSEDALIQLDMSEFHDRYTVSRLVGAPPGYVGYDEGGQLTEKVRRKPFSVVLFDEIEKAHPDVFNTLLQILEDGRLTDGQGRIVDFKNTVIILTTNLGTRDVAKAVSLGFQASEDQESNYERMKQKVNDELKQHFRPEFLNRIDDTIVFHQLQQTEILSIVDIFVSRIEGQLKNKDMALELTDNAKKYLAKKGFDPVLGARPLRRTIQRDVEDNLSERILFNELRPGHIVVVDCEGDPEKIDESKLVFRASERPAEVPDAIPADLGTAPSAEE